One Fontisphaera persica DNA window includes the following coding sequences:
- a CDS encoding DUF1998 domain-containing protein: MIELTVPDNQDAERFGWSLLYALSYGFQVAFSADESEVGGHVFVVPGSTSRIRLLLYEQDEGGAGLLRNLVGHAAWQRMATRALEILHVDPATGQEMKGACDTACYDCLLSFYNQQHHRHLDRRVVVHVLQQLLRVDPFQMTEPGGGATWEQFRAAAIGAEPTVIDALQGRNFPLPERQHEIIRDPEGVPVAEADLLYRNKIVVWVQGAPHAQPHVHHRDEDQKRRLKALGYRVVEIWPDHLDDGLRDLAQRLDRPDLIR; this comes from the coding sequence TTGATTGAACTGACGGTGCCCGACAACCAGGACGCGGAACGGTTCGGGTGGTCGCTGTTGTATGCGCTGTCCTACGGCTTCCAGGTCGCTTTCTCGGCGGACGAATCGGAAGTGGGTGGGCACGTCTTTGTGGTGCCTGGGAGCACGTCTCGGATTCGGCTGTTGCTTTACGAGCAGGACGAAGGCGGCGCGGGCCTGCTCCGTAATCTGGTGGGTCACGCTGCCTGGCAGAGGATGGCAACCAGGGCACTGGAGATCCTCCACGTTGATCCGGCAACCGGCCAGGAGATGAAGGGGGCCTGTGATACCGCGTGCTACGACTGCCTGTTGTCCTTCTACAACCAGCAGCATCACCGGCACCTGGATCGCCGCGTTGTGGTCCATGTCCTTCAGCAACTGCTCCGGGTGGACCCGTTCCAGATGACCGAGCCGGGCGGCGGGGCGACTTGGGAGCAGTTCCGGGCCGCCGCCATCGGGGCCGAGCCTACGGTCATTGATGCCTTGCAGGGCCGCAACTTCCCGCTGCCGGAGCGCCAGCACGAGATCATCCGTGACCCCGAAGGCGTCCCGGTCGCCGAAGCCGATCTGCTCTACCGGAACAAGATCGTGGTGTGGGTTCAGGGTGCCCCGCACGCGCAACCGCACGTCCATCACCGCGATGAGGACCAAAAGCGGCGGCTCAAGGCCCTGGGCTACCGGGTGGTCGAAATCTGGCCCGACCACCTGGACGATGGCTTGCGAGACCTGGCCCAACGGTTGGACAGGCCAGATTTGATACGGTGA